One window of the Methanomassiliicoccaceae archaeon DOK genome contains the following:
- a CDS encoding iron-binding protein: MEKAIRITKDGPYIVTGGVPIYEKRIVRRDGLYVWEDGRELPQSETYALCRCGRSDDAPFCDGRSHKRFKGQETADKRPYAERAERLEGQGIDLLDDVRCGKAMFCHRRGRSTWDMLKDSDDPEVRNELIRAACECPTGRTVAVDKDGTVHEDVLEPSIYIVQDEDRGVSSGIYVMGGIPITSADGEPYEVRNRVLLCRCGNSRDKPFCDATHINSMFKDSRGGSIFKKR, encoded by the coding sequence ATGGAGAAGGCCATCAGGATAACGAAGGACGGGCCGTACATAGTCACAGGTGGCGTCCCCATCTACGAGAAGAGGATAGTCCGGAGGGACGGTCTGTACGTCTGGGAGGACGGCAGGGAGCTCCCCCAGTCGGAGACCTACGCACTGTGCAGGTGCGGGAGGTCCGACGATGCCCCCTTCTGCGACGGCAGGTCCCACAAGAGGTTCAAGGGCCAGGAGACCGCGGACAAGCGCCCCTACGCCGAGAGGGCCGAGAGGCTGGAGGGACAGGGGATCGATCTCCTGGACGACGTCCGCTGCGGGAAGGCGATGTTCTGCCACCGCCGCGGGAGGTCCACATGGGACATGCTGAAGGACTCCGACGATCCGGAGGTGAGGAACGAGCTCATCCGCGCGGCGTGCGAGTGCCCCACCGGCAGGACGGTCGCGGTGGACAAGGACGGGACCGTCCATGAGGACGTCCTAGAACCGTCCATCTACATAGTCCAGGATGAGGACAGGGGCGTCAGCAGCGGGATATACGTAATGGGCGGGATACCGATCACGTCCGCTGACGGGGAACCTTACGAGGTCAGGAACAGGGTCCTCCTCTGCAGATGCGGGAACTCGAGGGACAAGCCGTTCTGCGACGCCACGCACATCAACAGCATGTTCAAGGATTCGCGCGGCGGATCGATTTTCAAGAAGAGGTGA
- a CDS encoding heavy metal-binding domain-containing protein, with protein sequence MLLTTTDLIPGRNYEIIGLVKGSMIQSKNIGRDIGQSLKSVVGGELKDYTLMMNESRAVATKRMVEEAESQGADAIVAIRYGTSAIAAAAAEVFAYGTAVKFI encoded by the coding sequence ATGCTGTTGACTACTACTGATCTGATACCTGGAAGGAACTACGAGATCATAGGCCTCGTGAAGGGCAGCATGATCCAGTCGAAGAACATCGGACGCGACATCGGTCAGAGCCTGAAGTCCGTCGTTGGCGGCGAGCTCAAGGACTACACCCTGATGATGAACGAGTCCCGTGCCGTCGCCACTAAGAGGATGGTCGAGGAGGCCGAGAGTCAGGGCGCCGACGCCATCGTCGCCATCAGGTACGGGACATCCGCCATCGCAGCGGCCGCCGCCGAGGTCTTCGCGTACGGGACCGCGGTCAAGTTCATCTGA